The Pseudosulfitobacter pseudonitzschiae genome includes a region encoding these proteins:
- a CDS encoding ABC transporter permease gives MLSFILRRVVIAIPTIILISIFVFTLQKLLPGDPVLAMAGEERDPQVLEFLREKYRLNDPIPVQYITWIGNALQGDLGISLRTNQPVLELIGQKLPVTIQLATMAMIFALLIGIPAGIFSAVKKGTPVDYVANVVALSGLSIPNFWLGIMLILLVSVKWKLLPASGYVPLSEDPVRSITVMLMPAFVLGTALAATLMRHTRSAMLSVLNSDYVRTARAKGLVERKVILKHAFRNALTPIVTLTALLFGELIAGAVLTEQIFTIPGFGKLVVDAVFNRDYAVVQGIVLVTAVGFIFMNLLADVAYVLLNPRLRKQ, from the coding sequence ATGCTGTCGTTTATCCTGCGCCGTGTGGTTATCGCGATCCCCACGATCATCCTGATCTCGATTTTTGTGTTCACCTTGCAAAAACTTCTGCCGGGCGATCCGGTGCTGGCTATGGCAGGCGAGGAACGCGACCCGCAGGTGCTTGAGTTTCTGCGCGAGAAATACCGCCTGAACGATCCCATTCCGGTGCAGTACATCACATGGATCGGCAATGCGTTGCAGGGTGATCTGGGCATCTCGCTGCGCACCAACCAGCCCGTATTGGAGTTGATCGGGCAAAAACTGCCTGTCACCATCCAGCTTGCCACCATGGCAATGATATTCGCCCTTTTGATCGGCATTCCCGCCGGTATTTTCTCGGCGGTTAAAAAGGGCACGCCGGTCGATTACGTCGCCAATGTGGTTGCGCTTTCGGGCCTGTCTATTCCGAATTTCTGGCTGGGCATCATGCTGATCCTGCTGGTGTCGGTAAAATGGAAACTCCTGCCCGCATCCGGCTATGTTCCGCTCAGCGAAGATCCCGTGCGGTCGATCACCGTTATGCTTATGCCCGCGTTCGTGCTGGGCACGGCGCTGGCCGCGACACTGATGCGCCACACCCGTTCCGCCATGCTAAGCGTGCTGAATTCAGACTACGTCCGCACTGCGCGCGCCAAGGGGCTTGTGGAACGCAAGGTCATCCTGAAACATGCCTTTCGCAATGCGCTGACGCCCATCGTGACCCTGACGGCGCTGCTGTTTGGCGAACTGATTGCGGGTGCGGTCCTGACCGAACAGATTTTCACCATCCCCGGATTTGGCAAACTGGTTGTCGATGCGGTGTTCAATCGTGATTACGCCGTGGTGCAGGGCATTGTCCTTGTGACCGCTGTCGGCTTTATCTTCATGAACCTGCTGGCCGATGTCGCCTATGTGCTGCTGAACCCGCGCCTGAGGAAGCAATAA
- a CDS encoding ABC transporter ATP-binding protein, giving the protein MSDSILQAHGLKKHFKTGGGMMGASGLIRAVDDVSLDIRRGETFAIVGESGCGKSTLARLLMRLLTPTEGDVTFDGVDMGALKGRDLTALRRDMQFIFQDPFSSLNPRMSVGKLIGEPLETHFPDMTAQQRRDKVAALLGRVGLRPEHAERYPHEFSGGQRQRIGIARALASAPKLVIGDEPVSALDVSVQAQVINLLGDLRDELGLTVVIIAHDLAVIRHMSDRVAVMYLGQIVEQGTVDTVFQHPRHPYTRALLSAIPVATYGQRVSQTALHGEMPSPANPPSGCRFHTRCPYAQDRCKTGAPALRLTGDGEDHVAACHFFEDIAAAEPVPGRAGAPPRAAGASARFALYQDAMQERANVRSGQDQKTTG; this is encoded by the coding sequence ATGAGCGACAGCATTCTTCAGGCCCACGGACTGAAAAAGCATTTCAAAACCGGCGGCGGCATGATGGGGGCCAGTGGCCTGATCCGCGCCGTCGACGATGTGTCGCTGGATATCCGACGCGGCGAGACTTTTGCCATTGTCGGTGAATCGGGCTGTGGCAAATCCACGCTGGCGCGGCTGTTGATGCGGTTGCTGACGCCCACCGAAGGCGACGTGACCTTTGACGGGGTTGATATGGGCGCGTTGAAGGGCCGCGATCTGACCGCGCTACGCCGTGACATGCAGTTCATATTCCAGGATCCGTTTTCATCGCTGAACCCGCGCATGAGCGTGGGCAAGCTGATCGGCGAACCGCTGGAAACCCATTTTCCGGACATGACCGCGCAACAGCGGCGGGACAAGGTGGCAGCACTTTTGGGCAGGGTCGGCCTGCGACCCGAACACGCCGAACGCTATCCGCACGAATTTTCCGGCGGCCAGCGCCAACGCATCGGCATCGCCCGCGCGCTGGCATCGGCACCAAAACTGGTGATCGGGGACGAACCGGTATCAGCGCTGGATGTGTCGGTGCAGGCCCAAGTCATCAATCTGCTGGGCGATCTGCGCGACGAGTTGGGATTGACGGTTGTCATCATCGCCCATGATCTGGCCGTGATCCGGCACATGAGCGACCGCGTCGCCGTAATGTATCTGGGCCAGATTGTCGAACAAGGTACGGTTGATACGGTGTTCCAACATCCGCGACACCCTTATACCCGTGCGCTGCTGTCGGCCATTCCGGTTGCGACCTATGGCCAGCGCGTCAGCCAGACCGCCTTACATGGCGAAATGCCCAGCCCCGCCAACCCGCCGTCGGGCTGCCGGTTTCACACCCGCTGCCCCTATGCGCAAGACCGCTGCAAAACCGGCGCCCCTGCCCTGCGCCTCACGGGCGATGGCGAAGATCACGTTGCCGCCTGCCATTTCTTCGAGGACATCGCAGCCGCAGAACCCGTTCCGGGCCGTGCCGGTGCACCCCCCCGTGCCGCAGGCGCCAGTGCGCGCTTTGCGCTTTATCAGGACGCCATGCAGGAGCGGGCAAATGTCCGGTCCGGCCAAGACCAAAAAACAACAGGCTGA
- a CDS encoding ABC transporter substrate-binding protein, which yields MKLTKLTKLTLAAALLGATALGAQAADLRIALQSDSDVLDPDQSRTFVGRIVYTALCDKLVDITPDLEIIPQLATEWSFSEDGKQLTLKLRDDVVFHDGTPFDAEAVAANIDRSQNLEESRRKSELSSVTGVEVLGSHEVRLDLTSPDATLMAQLADRAGMMVSPTAATQAGADFGLNPVCSGPYKFKERVAQDRIVLEKFADHYNAGEYHFDTVTYLPIPDTTVRLANLQSGDIDMLERLAATDLAQAEGDSGIQVASAVSLGYQGITINVANGDKADNPWGKDKRLRQALSLSLDREAINQVVFNGAFAAGNQPFPPTSPWYNSDFPVPARDVEQAKALLAEAGFSDGIDLEVQVPNTTIPLQLMQVVQSMASEAGIRISLVSKEFATLLSDQTAGDYTASQIGWSGRVDPDGNIHQFMTTDAGLNDAKYSNPEVDALLDTARTSNDQQVRKESYNAARAILNDEAPIVYIYHETWIWALDSAITGFTPYPDGMIRLKGMKKEEG from the coding sequence ATGAAACTGACCAAACTGACCAAACTGACCCTTGCAGCAGCCTTGCTGGGGGCGACAGCACTGGGCGCACAGGCCGCCGATCTGCGCATTGCGCTGCAATCGGATTCCGACGTGCTGGACCCCGACCAGTCGCGCACCTTCGTAGGGCGGATCGTTTACACCGCTTTGTGTGACAAACTGGTCGACATCACGCCCGATCTGGAAATCATCCCGCAACTGGCCACCGAATGGTCGTTTTCAGAGGATGGCAAACAACTGACGTTGAAACTGCGCGATGATGTGGTTTTTCACGACGGCACCCCGTTTGATGCCGAAGCCGTGGCCGCCAACATCGACCGCAGCCAGAACCTTGAGGAATCGCGCCGCAAGTCCGAACTGTCATCGGTAACTGGCGTCGAAGTTCTGGGCAGCCACGAGGTGCGTCTTGATCTGACCAGCCCCGATGCAACGCTGATGGCACAACTTGCCGACCGTGCAGGCATGATGGTGTCGCCCACGGCTGCGACGCAGGCCGGTGCCGATTTCGGCCTGAACCCTGTCTGCTCGGGGCCTTACAAATTCAAAGAACGCGTGGCACAGGACCGTATCGTGCTGGAGAAATTCGCGGATCATTACAATGCCGGCGAATACCACTTTGACACCGTGACCTATCTGCCGATCCCCGACACCACAGTTCGACTGGCCAACCTGCAATCGGGCGACATCGACATGCTGGAACGCCTGGCCGCCACCGATCTGGCACAGGCCGAGGGCGATTCCGGCATTCAGGTGGCCAGTGCCGTCTCGCTTGGCTATCAGGGCATCACGATCAACGTGGCCAATGGTGACAAGGCCGACAACCCGTGGGGCAAAGACAAGCGCCTGCGGCAGGCGCTCAGCCTTTCGCTGGACCGCGAGGCGATCAATCAGGTTGTGTTCAATGGCGCATTCGCAGCTGGCAACCAGCCCTTCCCGCCCACATCGCCGTGGTATAATTCGGATTTCCCCGTGCCAGCGCGCGACGTGGAACAGGCCAAGGCACTGCTGGCCGAGGCAGGATTTTCCGATGGCATCGACCTTGAGGTACAGGTGCCCAATACGACAATCCCGCTGCAACTGATGCAGGTCGTGCAATCCATGGCATCCGAGGCAGGCATCCGCATTTCGCTGGTCTCGAAAGAATTCGCAACGCTGCTGTCTGACCAGACCGCAGGCGATTACACCGCCAGCCAGATCGGCTGGTCGGGCCGCGTTGATCCCGATGGCAACATTCACCAGTTCATGACAACCGACGCCGGTCTGAACGATGCCAAATACTCGAACCCCGAGGTTGACGCGCTGCTGGACACCGCACGCACATCAAACGACCAGCAGGTTCGCAAGGAAAGCTATAACGCGGCCCGCGCGATCCTGAACGACGAAGCGCCCATTGTGTACATCTATCACGAGACATGGATCTGGGCGCTGGATTCCGCGATTACCGGTTTTACGCCCTATCCTGATGGCATGATCCGTCTGAAAGGCATGAAAAAAGAAGAAGGCTGA
- a CDS encoding ABC transporter ATP-binding protein, whose protein sequence is MSLVNTDAPPELLVVQDFSLRFRGAPSDQINHVSFSVSAGKTLCIVGESGCGKSVTSLAMMGLLPVGAAQINSGQMLFEGQTLNLADPKAMRKIRGSRMTMIFQEPMSSLNPVFRIGDQIVEAVKAHCDATDAQARDRAVAMLQRVGIPAPEKRMRDYPHQLSGGMRQRVMIAMALVNDPALLIADEPTTALDVTIQAQILELIRDLQAETGMGTIMITHDLGVVAEIADTVAVMYAGTVVETGPAERIFNDPQHPYTIGLMSSIPQLTGARGRLSTVPGMVPTAQNMPTGCRFATRCPFARPVCATEPPLVEAGDGHQVACHFAPLEIKLKESA, encoded by the coding sequence TTGTCTTTGGTCAACACCGACGCACCGCCGGAACTGCTGGTTGTGCAGGATTTCAGCCTGCGCTTTCGCGGTGCGCCAAGCGATCAGATCAACCACGTCAGCTTTTCTGTCAGCGCGGGTAAAACCCTGTGTATCGTGGGCGAAAGCGGCTGCGGCAAAAGCGTGACCTCGCTTGCCATGATGGGCCTTTTGCCCGTCGGGGCGGCACAGATCAATTCGGGCCAAATGCTGTTCGAAGGGCAGACCCTGAACCTTGCCGATCCGAAGGCCATGCGCAAAATTCGCGGCAGCCGGATGACGATGATCTTTCAGGAACCGATGTCCTCGCTTAATCCGGTGTTTCGCATCGGCGACCAAATTGTCGAAGCCGTCAAAGCGCATTGCGATGCAACCGACGCCCAAGCCCGCGACCGTGCGGTGGCCATGTTGCAACGGGTCGGCATCCCCGCCCCTGAAAAGCGGATGCGCGACTATCCGCACCAGCTTTCGGGCGGGATGCGCCAGCGCGTGATGATTGCAATGGCTTTGGTCAACGATCCCGCACTTTTGATCGCAGACGAGCCGACGACCGCGCTGGACGTGACCATTCAAGCTCAGATTCTGGAACTGATCCGTGATCTTCAGGCAGAAACCGGTATGGGCACCATCATGATTACCCATGATCTGGGTGTGGTTGCGGAAATCGCTGATACGGTGGCCGTGATGTATGCCGGAACTGTCGTGGAAACAGGGCCCGCCGAGCGGATATTCAACGACCCGCAGCACCCCTATACCATCGGGCTGATGTCCTCGATTCCGCAACTGACCGGCGCGCGCGGGCGGCTTTCGACTGTTCCGGGCATGGTGCCAACAGCGCAAAACATGCCAACGGGCTGTCGTTTTGCAACGCGCTGCCCCTTTGCCCGCCCGGTTTGCGCCACCGAACCGCCGCTGGTTGAAGCAGGTGACGGTCATCAGGTGGCCTGCCATTTCGCGCCCTTGGAAATCAAGCTGAAGGAAAGCGCATGA